The following proteins are co-located in the Spirosoma montaniterrae genome:
- the secDF gene encoding protein translocase subunit SecDF, producing the protein MQNRTGILILTGVIAAICIYFLSFTFVSRSIKADAEAYATNKQGVVDRAKKQKYLDSLWKEPVYLGSTLQEVSERELGLGLDLQGGMHVVLEVSPADILRGLSGNNRDPKFAEALKQAAEDQKTSRTSFVDLFVDNYKEISPNTKLATLFATSANRSKINFQSSDTEVRKLLNEEVEGAITRAYQIIQARVDKFGVANPNIQRLPGSGRIQIELPGVDNPERVRRLLTGAAKLEFTEVYRLNELAPALEGMGAYLLREETARKAAVKTAATTAPATGSAAKGTSLESQLAQGAKKDSAGTAKNDTAAAAAQSTALTQLFLPVGQDQLGVYLKDTARANAVLNTPEVRNLFPADVFFAWDRKSFTTTDGKEILPIYFLKKAAGRAPLEGDVITEAANDYDDRGRPEVTMNMNAEGARKWKNLTAANVGRPVAILLDNLVYTAPNVQNEIPNGRSSISGNFTVEETKDMANVLKAGKLPAPTTIVEESIVGATLGSEAVSAGVLSSVIGILLVLAFVVFYYNRAGLIADLALFVNLFFLLGVMASLGAVLTMPGIAGIVLSIGMAVDANVLIFERIKEELAEGKGFKLAVADGFKNALSSIIDSNVTTFLTGVILFIFGTGLILGFATTLIIGILTSLFAAIFITRLILEYYIRNGKTLSFSSSWAANLFKDSNFDFVSRRKLYYTVSSVIIALGVISIIFKGFGLGVDFKGGRSYVVRFEKSVSTDEVRSALEPVLGAAPEVKTYGGTGIGANQVKVTTPYLVDVTTPEADKQAEAAVYKGLSSLKGNPARIESSQKVGPTIAYDIMTSALWSILLAVAVVFVYILIRFKRLAFGYGSVVALFHDVLVILAIFSIFNGILPFSLDVDQAFVGALLTIMGYSMNDTVVVFDRVREYLNDNRGKKESIPTVINNALNATLSRTAVTGFSTILVLLVLFIFGGETIRGFSFAMLIGVIVGTYSSLFVATPIVVDALSRDQDKEDAVPARLEKKAGFDAIPADFTDKPTETPEEFTEKKEKKVKAPLIKPSQK; encoded by the coding sequence ATGCAAAATAGAACAGGAATTCTGATTCTGACGGGGGTTATTGCAGCGATTTGCATCTACTTCCTGTCGTTCACGTTTGTCTCGCGCAGCATCAAGGCCGATGCCGAGGCTTACGCGACCAACAAACAAGGTGTTGTTGACCGGGCTAAAAAACAGAAATACCTCGATTCGCTCTGGAAAGAGCCGGTGTATTTAGGCAGCACTCTCCAGGAGGTGAGCGAACGCGAATTGGGCCTGGGCCTTGACTTACAAGGCGGTATGCACGTAGTACTCGAAGTGTCGCCCGCCGATATTCTGCGCGGTTTGTCGGGTAATAACCGCGACCCAAAATTTGCAGAAGCCTTAAAACAGGCGGCTGAAGACCAGAAAACCAGCCGGACGAGCTTCGTCGACTTGTTTGTCGATAATTACAAGGAAATCTCGCCGAATACTAAACTGGCTACCCTGTTTGCTACGAGCGCGAATCGCAGCAAAATCAATTTCCAGTCGTCGGATACCGAAGTGCGGAAATTACTGAATGAAGAAGTGGAAGGTGCCATTACGCGGGCATACCAGATCATTCAGGCGCGGGTCGATAAGTTTGGCGTGGCTAACCCCAATATTCAGCGGTTGCCAGGTTCGGGTCGTATTCAGATTGAACTGCCCGGTGTTGACAATCCCGAACGCGTCCGTCGGCTGCTGACCGGTGCCGCCAAGCTTGAATTTACCGAAGTGTACCGCCTGAACGAACTGGCCCCGGCACTTGAAGGTATGGGTGCTTACCTGTTGCGCGAAGAAACTGCCCGAAAAGCGGCTGTTAAAACGGCTGCTACAACCGCACCGGCTACCGGCTCGGCGGCAAAAGGTACAAGCCTTGAAAGTCAACTGGCGCAGGGTGCCAAAAAAGATTCGGCGGGTACGGCCAAGAACGATACGGCGGCAGCAGCAGCGCAAAGCACGGCTCTGACACAGTTATTTCTGCCCGTTGGTCAGGATCAGTTAGGCGTTTATCTTAAAGACACGGCCCGCGCCAACGCCGTGCTGAATACCCCCGAAGTACGCAACCTCTTTCCGGCAGACGTCTTTTTTGCCTGGGATCGGAAGTCATTTACAACTACCGATGGGAAAGAAATTCTGCCGATTTATTTTCTGAAGAAGGCTGCTGGCCGCGCCCCGCTCGAAGGCGACGTGATTACAGAAGCAGCCAACGACTACGATGATCGTGGTCGGCCCGAAGTGACCATGAATATGAATGCCGAAGGTGCCCGCAAGTGGAAAAACCTGACGGCGGCTAACGTAGGTCGCCCGGTGGCGATTTTGCTGGATAACCTTGTTTACACGGCTCCGAACGTGCAGAACGAAATTCCGAATGGCCGTTCAAGCATTTCGGGCAACTTCACGGTCGAAGAAACCAAAGACATGGCAAACGTGCTGAAAGCCGGTAAGCTGCCCGCGCCGACCACAATTGTGGAAGAAAGCATCGTGGGAGCCACGCTGGGTTCGGAAGCCGTGAGCGCAGGCGTGTTGTCGTCGGTGATTGGTATTTTGCTCGTGTTGGCCTTCGTGGTGTTCTACTACAACCGCGCCGGTCTGATTGCCGACCTTGCGTTGTTCGTGAACCTGTTCTTCCTGCTGGGCGTAATGGCTTCGCTGGGTGCCGTGCTGACCATGCCCGGTATTGCTGGTATCGTACTCTCGATTGGTATGGCCGTTGATGCCAACGTACTGATTTTCGAGCGGATCAAAGAAGAACTGGCCGAAGGTAAAGGTTTTAAATTGGCCGTAGCCGATGGATTCAAAAACGCGCTGTCGTCCATTATCGACTCGAACGTGACAACCTTCCTGACGGGGGTAATTCTATTCATTTTCGGAACAGGTCTGATTCTGGGCTTTGCCACGACGCTGATTATTGGTATTCTGACATCGTTGTTTGCGGCTATTTTCATTACCCGCCTGATTCTGGAGTACTACATTCGCAATGGCAAAACGCTGTCGTTCAGTTCGTCGTGGGCGGCTAATCTGTTCAAAGACTCGAACTTCGACTTCGTATCACGCCGGAAGCTGTACTACACGGTATCGTCGGTCATTATCGCCCTCGGCGTCATCTCCATTATCTTCAAAGGTTTTGGCTTAGGCGTCGATTTCAAGGGAGGCCGTTCATATGTGGTGCGTTTTGAGAAGTCGGTTAGTACTGACGAGGTTCGGTCTGCTCTGGAGCCGGTGCTGGGTGCCGCGCCTGAAGTGAAGACCTACGGCGGCACAGGCATTGGAGCTAATCAGGTAAAAGTAACCACGCCATATCTGGTTGACGTAACCACGCCCGAAGCCGACAAACAGGCCGAAGCGGCTGTTTACAAAGGGTTGAGCAGCCTGAAAGGCAATCCTGCCCGCATCGAAAGTTCGCAGAAAGTTGGCCCAACCATTGCCTACGACATCATGACATCGGCCCTTTGGTCTATCTTGCTGGCCGTGGCGGTGGTGTTCGTCTACATCCTGATTCGGTTCAAGCGACTTGCTTTTGGGTATGGTTCTGTGGTAGCTCTGTTCCACGACGTACTCGTGATTCTGGCTATCTTCTCGATTTTTAACGGTATTCTGCCCTTCTCACTCGACGTCGATCAGGCGTTTGTAGGAGCTTTGCTGACGATTATGGGGTACTCGATGAACGATACCGTCGTTGTATTCGACCGGGTACGCGAGTACCTGAACGATAATCGTGGCAAGAAAGAAAGCATACCTACGGTTATCAACAATGCGTTGAACGCCACCCTGAGCCGCACCGCCGTTACGGGTTTCTCAACCATTCTGGTGTTGCTGGTACTGTTCATTTTTGGGGGCGAGACCATCCGTGGCTTCTCGTTCGCGATGCTGATTGGGGTAATTGTCGGTACGTATTCGTCGCTGTTTGTGGCAACGCCGATTGTGGTTGATGCGCTCAGCCGCGATCAGGACAAAGAAGACGCGGTCCCAGCCCGATTAGAAAAGAAAGCTGGATTCGACGCCATTCCGGCGGACTTCACGGACAAGCCGACCGAAACGCCTGAAGAATTCACGGAGAAAAAAGAGAAAAAAGTAAAAGCTCCGCTAATTAAGCCGTCGCAGAAATAA